The genomic segment GTGAGCCCCTTCAAGCCCATCGGTGCCGATGCCCGACATCACGATGGCCAGCACTCGGCCCGGACGGACCTCATTAGCAGAAGCAAAGAGCACGTCCGCGGAGGGCCGGTACAGCTTGTGCTCCGGCTCCTTGGCGATGCGGATGGTGGGTCGGCCCGTCGCGCCTTTCCACACCGACATATGCCGGTGGCCCTGCCCGATGTAAACAACACCCGGAAGCACCGGCATGCCGTTCTCAGCATGATGCACCGCCAGGGGCGCTTCCCGTGCAATAGACAGCGCCATCGACTCGGTGAACGCCGGAGGCATGTGCTGGGCAACGAAGATAGGCACGCGGA from the Phycisphaeraceae bacterium genome contains:
- a CDS encoding CheB methylesterase domain-containing protein; translated protein: MTTAPANRTKSDLAAALPIDGIRLVAIGASTGAPELVRQIIINLPADLRVPIFVAQHMPPAFTESMALSIAREAPLAVHHAENGMPVLPGVVYIGQGHRHMSVWKGATGRPTIRIAKEPEHKLYRPSADVLFASANEVRPGRVLAIVMSGIGTDGLEGAHHVRHSGGLVVTQSADTCAVYGMPRACDEAGLSNASLSPENIRRLLARFSAASA